From the genome of Symphalangus syndactylus isolate Jambi chromosome 7, NHGRI_mSymSyn1-v2.1_pri, whole genome shotgun sequence, one region includes:
- the TCOF1 gene encoding treacle protein isoform X37, protein MAEARKRRELLPLIYHHLLRAGYVRAAREVKEQSGQKCFLAQPVTLLDIYTHWQQTSELGRKRKAEEDAALQAKKTRVSDPISTSESSEEEEEAEAETAKATPRLASTNSSVLGADLPSSMKEKAKAGTEKAGKTGNSMPHPATGKTVANLLSGKSPRKSAEPSANTTLVSETEEEGSVPAFGAAAKPGMVSAGQADSSSEDTSSSSDETDVEGKPSVKPAQVKASSVSTKESPARKAAPAPGKMGDVTPQVKGGALPPAKRAKKPEEESESSEEGSESEEEAPAGTPSQVKASEKILQVRAASAPAKGTPGKGATPAPPGKAGKPEEDSESSSEESSDSEEETPAAKALLQAKASGKTSQVGAASAPAKESPRKGAAPAPPGKTGPAVAKAQAGKREEDSQSSSEESDSEEAPPAQVRQRGGVESSHMPKPQHLHGCGHLCHIQLLSPHVHPPGSLPSSCFSLQAKPSGKAPQVRAASAPAKESPRKGAAPAPPRKTGPAAAQAQAGKQEEDSGSSSEESDSDREAPAAMNATQVKPLGKSPQVKPASTTGMGPLGKGAGPVPPGKVGPTTPSAQVGKWEEDSESSSEESSDSSDGEVPTAVAPAQEKSLGKILQAKPASSSAKGPPQKAGPVAIQVKAEKPMEDSESSEESSDSADGEEAPAAMTAPQAKPALKIPQTKACPKKTNTTASAKVAPVRVGTQAPRKAGAATSPAGSCPAVAGGTQRPAEDSSSSEESDSEEEKTGLAVTVGQAKSVGKGLQVKVASVPVKGSLGQGTAPVLPGKTGPAVTQVKAEMQEDSESSEEESDSEEATASPAQVKTSVKKTQAKANPAAARASSAKGTISAPGKVVTAAVQAKQRSPSKVKPPVRNPQNSTVLARGPASVPPVGKAVAAAAQAQTRPEEDSGSSEEESDSEEEAETPAQAKPSRKTPQIRAALAPAKESPRKGAAPTPPGKTGPSAAQAGKQDDSGSSSEESDSDGEAPAAVTSAQVDSAVGTLPATSPQSTSVQAKGTNKLRKPKLPEVQQATKAPGSSDDSEDSSDSSSGSEEDAEGPQGAKSAHTLGPTPSRTETLVEETAAESSEDDVVAPSQSLLSGYMTPGITPANSQASKATPKLDSSPSVSSTLAAKDDPDGKQEAKPQQAAGMLSPKTGGKEAASGTTPQKSRKPKKGAGNPQASTLALQSNIAQCLLGQPWPLNEAQVQASVVKVLTELLEQERKKVVDTTKESSRKGWESRKRKLSGDHPAARTPRSKKKKKLGAGEGGEVSVSPEKTSTTSKGKAKRDKASGDVKEKKGKGSLGSQGAKDEPEEELQKGMGKVEGGDQSNPKGKKEKKKSDKRKKDKEKKEKKKKAKKASTKDSESPSQKKKKKKKKTAEQTV, encoded by the exons AAGTGTTTCCTGGCTCAGCCCGTAACCCTTCTGGACATCTATACACACTGGCAACA AACCTCAGAGCTTGGTCGGAAGCGGAAGGCAGAGGAAGATGCGGCACTGCAAGCTAAGAAGACCCGTGTGTCAGACCCCATCAGCACCTCGGAGAGCtcggaagaggaggaggaagcagaagCCGAAACCGCCAAAGCCA CCCCAAGACTAGCATCTACCAACTCCTCAGTCCTGGGGGCAGACTTGCCATCAAGCATGAAAGAAAAAGCCAAG GCAGGGACAGAGAAAGCCGGCAAGACTGGGAACTCCATGCCACACCCTGCCACTGGAAAGACGGTGGCCAACCTTCTTTCTGGGAAGTCTCCCAGGAAGTCAGCAGAGCCCTCAGCAAATACTACGTTGGTCTCAGAAACTGAGGAGGAGGGCAGTGTCCCGGCCTTTGGAGCTGCTGCCAAGCCTG GGATGGTGTCAGCGGGCCAGGCCGACAGCTCCAGCGAGGACACCTCCAGCTCCAGCGATGAGACAGACGTGGAG GGGAAACCCTCAGTAAAACCAGCCCAGGTCAAAGCCTCATCAGTTTCTACTAAGGAGTCTCCAGCAAGAAAGGCGGCCCCAGCCCCTGGGAAGATGGGGGATGTGACACCCCAGGTCAAAGGAGGGGCCCTGCCCCCAGCCAAGAGGGCCAAGAAGCCAGAAGAGGAGTCAGAGAGTAGTGAGGAGGGATCTGAAAGTGAGGAGGAGGCCCCTGCAGGGACACCAAGCCAG GTAAAGGCCTCTGAAAAAATTCTCCAGGTCAGAGCTGCCTCGGCCCCTGCCAAGGGGACCCCTGGGAAAGGGGCTACCCCAGCACCCCCTGGGAAGGCAGGGAAGCCAGAGGAGGACTCAGAGAGCAGCAGCGAGGAGTCATCTGACAGTGAGGAGGAGACGCCAGCTGCCAAGGCCCTGCTTCAG GCGAAGGCTTCAGGAAAAACCTCTCAGGTCGGAGCTGCCTCCGCCCCTGCCAAGGAGTCCCCCAGGAAAGGAGCTGCCCCAGCACCCCCTGGGAAGACAGGGCCTGCAGTTGCCAAGGCCCAGGCAGGGAAGCGGGAGGAGGACTCGCAGAGCAGCAGTGAGGAATCGGACAGTGAGGAGGCGCCGCCTGCTCAGGTGAGGCAAAGGGGAGGGGTGGAGAGTAGCCACATGCCTAAACCCCAGCACCTGCATGGGTGTGGCCACCTTTGCCACATCCAGCTCCTGTCTCCACACGTCCACCCTCCGGGCTCTCTCCCCTCATCCTGTTTCTCACTCCAGGCGAAGCCTTCAGGGAAGGCCCCCCAGGTCAGAGCTGCCTCGGCCCCTGCCAAGGAGTCCCCCAGGAAAGGGGCTGCCCCAGCACCTCCTAGGAAAACAGGGCCTGCAGCCGCCCAGGCCCAGGCGGGGAAGCAGGAGGAGGACTCAGGAAGCAGCAGCGAGGAGTCAGACAGTGACAGAGAGGCACCGGCAGCCATGAATGCAACTCAG GTGAAGCCCTTGGGGAAAAGCCCCCAGGTGAAACCTGCCTCCACCACGGGCATGGGGCCCTTGGGGAAAGGCGCCGGCCCAGTGCCACCTGGGAAGGTGGGGCCTACAACCCCCTCGGCCCAGGTGGGGAAGTGGGAGGAGGACTCAGAGAGCAGCAGTGAGGAGTCATCAGACAGCAGTGATGGAGAGGTGCCCACAGCTGTGGCCCCGGCTCAG GAAAAGTCCTTGGGGAAAATCCTCCAGGCCAAACCTGCCTCCAGTTCTGCCAAGGGGCCCCCTCAGAAGGCAGGGCCTGTAGCCATCCAGGTCAAGGCTGAAAAGCCCATGGAAGACTCGGAGAGCAGCGAGGAGTCGTCGGACAGCGCGGATGGTGAGGAGGCACCAGCAGCCATGACTGCACCTCAG GCAAAACCAGCTCTGAAAATTCCTCAGACCAAGGCCTGCCCAAAGAAAACCAATACCACTGCATCTGCCAAGGTCGCCCCTGTGCGAGTGGGCACCCAAGCCCCCCGGAAAGCAGGAGCTGCGACTTCTCCAGCAGGCTCGTGCCCAGCTGTGGCTGGGGGCACCCAGAGACCAGCAGAGGATTCTTCAAGCAGTGAGGAATCAGATAGTGAGGAAGAGAAGACAGGTCTTGCAGTAACCGTGGGACAG GCGAAGTCTGTGGGGAAAGGCCTCCAAGTGAAAGTGGCCTCAGTGCCTGTCAAGGGGTCCTTGGGGCAAGGGACTGCTCCAGTACTCCCTGGGAAGACGGGGCCTGCAGTCACCCAGGTGAAAGCTGAGATGCAGGAAGACTCTGAGAGCAGTGAGGAGGAATCAGACAGTGAGGAGGCAACTGCATCTCCAGCACAG GTGAAAACCTCAGTAAAGAAAACCCAGGCCAAAGCCAACCCAGCTGCCGCCAGAGCATCTTCAGCAAAAGGGACAATTTCAGCCCCTGGAAAAGTTGTCACTGCAGCTGTTCAAGCCAAACAGAGATCTCCATCCAAG GTGAAGCCACCAGTGAGAAACCCCCAGAACAGTACCGTCTTGGCGAGGGGCCCAGCATCTGTGCCACCTGTGGGGAAGGCCGTGGCTGCAGCAGCTCAGGCCCAGACAAGGCCAGAGGAGGACTCAGGGAGCAGTGAGGAGGAGTCAGACAGTGAGGAGGAGGCAGAGACGCCGGCTCAG GCGAAGCCTTCACGGAAGACCCCCCAGATCAGAGCTGCCTTGGCTCCTGCCAAGGAGTCCCCCAGGAAAGGGGCTGCCCCAACACCTCCTGGGAAGACAGGGCCTTCGGCTGCCCAGGCAGGGAAGCAGGATGACTCAGGAAGCAGCAGCGAGGAGTCAGACAGTGACGGGGAGGCACCAGCAGCTGTAACCTCTGCCCAG GTTGACAGTGCTGTGGGAACACTCCCTGCAACAAGTCCCCAGAGCACCTCTGTCCAGGCCAAAGGGACCAACAAGCTCAGAAAAcctaagcttcctgaggtccaGCAGGCCACCAAAGCCCCTGGGAGCTCAGATGACAGTGAGGACAGCAGCGACAGCTCTTCAGGGAGTGAGGAAGATGCTGAAGGGCCCCAGGGGGCCAAGTCGGCCCACACGCTGG GTCCCACCCCCTCCAGGACAGAGACCCTGGTGGAGGAGACCGCAGCAGAGTCCAGCGAGGATGATGTGGTGGCGCCATCCCAG TCTCTCCTCTCAGGTTATATGACCCCTGGAATAACCCCAGCCAATTCCCAGGCCTCAAAAGCCACTCCCAAGCTAGACTCCAGCCCCTCAGTTTCCTCTACTCTGGCCGCCAAAGATGACCCAGATGGCAAGCAGGAGGCAAAGCCCCAACAGGCAGCAGGCATGTTGTCCCCTAAAACAG GTGGAAAAGAGGCTGCTTCAGGCACCACACCTCAGAAGTCCCGGAAGCCCAAGAAAGGGGCTGGGAACCCCCAAGCCTCAACCCTGGCACTGCAAAGCAACATCGCCCAGTGCCTCCTGGGCCAACCCTGGCCCCTGAATGAGGCCCAGGTGCAGGCCTCAGTGGTGAAGGTCCTGACTGAGCTGCtggaacaggaaagaaagaaggtggTGGACACCACCAAGGAGAGCAGCAGGAAGGGCTGGGAGAGCCGCAAGCGGAAGCTATCGGGAGACCACCCGGCTGCCAGGACCCCCAGgagcaagaagaagaagaagctggGGGCCGGGGAAGGTGGGGAGGTCTCTGTTTCCCCAGAAAAGACCTCCACGACTTCCAAGGGAAAAGCAAAGAGAGACAAAGCGAGTGGTGATgtcaaagagaagaaagggaaggggtcTCTTGGCTCCCAAGGGGCCAAGGATGAGCCAGAAGAGGAGCTTCAGAAGGGGATGGGGAAGGTTGAAGGTGGAGATCAAAGCAACCCAAAGggcaagaaggagaagaagaaatccGACAAGA gaaaaaaagacaaagaaaaaaaagaaaagaagaagaaagcaaaaaaggCCTCAACCAAAGATTCTGAGTCACCGtcccagaagaaaaagaagaaaaag AAGAAGACAGCAGAGCAGACTGTATGA
- the TCOF1 gene encoding treacle protein isoform X33: MAEARKRRELLPLIYHHLLRAGYVRAAREVKEQSGQKCFLAQPVTLLDIYTHWQQTSELGRKRKAEEDAALQAKKTRVSDPISTSESSEEEEEAEAETAKATPRLASTNSSVLGADLPSSMKEKAKAGTEKAGKTGNSMPHPATGKTVANLLSGKSPRKSAEPSANTTLVSETEEEGSVPAFGAAAKPGMVSAGQADSSSEDTSSSSDETDVEVKASEKILQVRAASAPAKGTPGKGATPAPPGKAGKPEEDSESSSEESSDSEEETPAAKALLQAKASGKTSQVGAASAPAKESPRKGAAPAPPGKTGPAVAKAQAGKREEDSQSSSEESDSEEAPPAQAKPSGKAPQVRAASAPAKESPRKGAAPAPPRKTGPAAAQAQAGKQEEDSGSSSEESDSDREAPAAMNATQVKPLGKSPQVKPASTTGMGPLGKGAGPVPPGKVGPTTPSAQVGKWEEDSESSSEESSDSSDGEVPTAVAPAQEKSLGKILQAKPASSSAKGPPQKAGPVAIQVKAEKPMEDSESSEESSDSADGEEAPAAMTAPQAKPALKIPQTKACPKKTNTTASAKVAPVRVGTQAPRKAGAATSPAGSCPAVAGGTQRPAEDSSSSEESDSEEEKTGLAVTVGQAKSVGKGLQVKVASVPVKGSLGQGTAPVLPGKTGPAVTQVKAEMQEDSESSEEESDSEEATASPAQVKTSVKKTQAKANPAAARASSAKGTISAPGKVVTAAVQAKQRSPSKVKPPVRNPQNSTVLARGPASVPPVGKAVAAAAQAQTRPEEDSGSSEEESDSEEEAETPAQAKPSRKTPQIRAALAPAKESPRKGAAPTPPGKTGPSAAQAGKQDDSGSSSEESDSDGEAPAAVTSAQVIKPPLIFVDPNRSPAGPAATPAQAQAASTPRKARASESTARSSSSESEDENVIPATQCLTPGIRTNVVTMPTAHPRIAPKASMAGASSSKESSQISDGKKQEGPATQVSKKNPASLPLTQAALKVLAQKASEAQPPVASTQPSSGVDSAVGTLPATSPQSTSVQAKGTNKLRKPKLPEVQQATKAPGSSDDSEDSSDSSSGSEEDAEGPQGAKSAHTLVGPTPSRTETLVEETAAESSEDDVVAPSQSLLSGYMTPGITPANSQASKATPKLDSSPSVSSTLAAKDDPDGKQEAKPQQAAGMLSPKTGGKEAASGTTPQKSRKPKKGAGNPQASTLALQSNIAQCLLGQPWPLNEAQVQASVVKVLTELLEQERKKVVDTTKESSRKGWESRKRKLSGDHPAARTPRSKKKKKLGAGEGGEVSVSPEKTSTTSKGKAKRDKASGDVKEKKGKGSLGSQGAKDEPEEELQKGMGKVEGGDQSNPKGKKEKKKSDKRKKDKEKKEKKKKAKKASTKDSESPSQKKKKKKKKTAEQTV, from the exons AAGTGTTTCCTGGCTCAGCCCGTAACCCTTCTGGACATCTATACACACTGGCAACA AACCTCAGAGCTTGGTCGGAAGCGGAAGGCAGAGGAAGATGCGGCACTGCAAGCTAAGAAGACCCGTGTGTCAGACCCCATCAGCACCTCGGAGAGCtcggaagaggaggaggaagcagaagCCGAAACCGCCAAAGCCA CCCCAAGACTAGCATCTACCAACTCCTCAGTCCTGGGGGCAGACTTGCCATCAAGCATGAAAGAAAAAGCCAAG GCAGGGACAGAGAAAGCCGGCAAGACTGGGAACTCCATGCCACACCCTGCCACTGGAAAGACGGTGGCCAACCTTCTTTCTGGGAAGTCTCCCAGGAAGTCAGCAGAGCCCTCAGCAAATACTACGTTGGTCTCAGAAACTGAGGAGGAGGGCAGTGTCCCGGCCTTTGGAGCTGCTGCCAAGCCTG GGATGGTGTCAGCGGGCCAGGCCGACAGCTCCAGCGAGGACACCTCCAGCTCCAGCGATGAGACAGACGTGGAG GTAAAGGCCTCTGAAAAAATTCTCCAGGTCAGAGCTGCCTCGGCCCCTGCCAAGGGGACCCCTGGGAAAGGGGCTACCCCAGCACCCCCTGGGAAGGCAGGGAAGCCAGAGGAGGACTCAGAGAGCAGCAGCGAGGAGTCATCTGACAGTGAGGAGGAGACGCCAGCTGCCAAGGCCCTGCTTCAG GCGAAGGCTTCAGGAAAAACCTCTCAGGTCGGAGCTGCCTCCGCCCCTGCCAAGGAGTCCCCCAGGAAAGGAGCTGCCCCAGCACCCCCTGGGAAGACAGGGCCTGCAGTTGCCAAGGCCCAGGCAGGGAAGCGGGAGGAGGACTCGCAGAGCAGCAGTGAGGAATCGGACAGTGAGGAGGCGCCGCCTGCTCAG GCGAAGCCTTCAGGGAAGGCCCCCCAGGTCAGAGCTGCCTCGGCCCCTGCCAAGGAGTCCCCCAGGAAAGGGGCTGCCCCAGCACCTCCTAGGAAAACAGGGCCTGCAGCCGCCCAGGCCCAGGCGGGGAAGCAGGAGGAGGACTCAGGAAGCAGCAGCGAGGAGTCAGACAGTGACAGAGAGGCACCGGCAGCCATGAATGCAACTCAG GTGAAGCCCTTGGGGAAAAGCCCCCAGGTGAAACCTGCCTCCACCACGGGCATGGGGCCCTTGGGGAAAGGCGCCGGCCCAGTGCCACCTGGGAAGGTGGGGCCTACAACCCCCTCGGCCCAGGTGGGGAAGTGGGAGGAGGACTCAGAGAGCAGCAGTGAGGAGTCATCAGACAGCAGTGATGGAGAGGTGCCCACAGCTGTGGCCCCGGCTCAG GAAAAGTCCTTGGGGAAAATCCTCCAGGCCAAACCTGCCTCCAGTTCTGCCAAGGGGCCCCCTCAGAAGGCAGGGCCTGTAGCCATCCAGGTCAAGGCTGAAAAGCCCATGGAAGACTCGGAGAGCAGCGAGGAGTCGTCGGACAGCGCGGATGGTGAGGAGGCACCAGCAGCCATGACTGCACCTCAG GCAAAACCAGCTCTGAAAATTCCTCAGACCAAGGCCTGCCCAAAGAAAACCAATACCACTGCATCTGCCAAGGTCGCCCCTGTGCGAGTGGGCACCCAAGCCCCCCGGAAAGCAGGAGCTGCGACTTCTCCAGCAGGCTCGTGCCCAGCTGTGGCTGGGGGCACCCAGAGACCAGCAGAGGATTCTTCAAGCAGTGAGGAATCAGATAGTGAGGAAGAGAAGACAGGTCTTGCAGTAACCGTGGGACAG GCGAAGTCTGTGGGGAAAGGCCTCCAAGTGAAAGTGGCCTCAGTGCCTGTCAAGGGGTCCTTGGGGCAAGGGACTGCTCCAGTACTCCCTGGGAAGACGGGGCCTGCAGTCACCCAGGTGAAAGCTGAGATGCAGGAAGACTCTGAGAGCAGTGAGGAGGAATCAGACAGTGAGGAGGCAACTGCATCTCCAGCACAG GTGAAAACCTCAGTAAAGAAAACCCAGGCCAAAGCCAACCCAGCTGCCGCCAGAGCATCTTCAGCAAAAGGGACAATTTCAGCCCCTGGAAAAGTTGTCACTGCAGCTGTTCAAGCCAAACAGAGATCTCCATCCAAG GTGAAGCCACCAGTGAGAAACCCCCAGAACAGTACCGTCTTGGCGAGGGGCCCAGCATCTGTGCCACCTGTGGGGAAGGCCGTGGCTGCAGCAGCTCAGGCCCAGACAAGGCCAGAGGAGGACTCAGGGAGCAGTGAGGAGGAGTCAGACAGTGAGGAGGAGGCAGAGACGCCGGCTCAG GCGAAGCCTTCACGGAAGACCCCCCAGATCAGAGCTGCCTTGGCTCCTGCCAAGGAGTCCCCCAGGAAAGGGGCTGCCCCAACACCTCCTGGGAAGACAGGGCCTTCGGCTGCCCAGGCAGGGAAGCAGGATGACTCAGGAAGCAGCAGCGAGGAGTCAGACAGTGACGGGGAGGCACCAGCAGCTGTAACCTCTGCCCAG gtgATTAAACCCCCTCTGATTTTTGTCGACCCTAATCGTAGTCCAGCTGGCCCAGCTGCTACACCCGCACAAGCCCAGGCTGCGAGCACCCCGAGGAAGGCCCGAGCCTCGGAGAGCACAGCCAGGAGCTCCTCCTCCGAGAGCGAGGATGAGAATGTGATCCCCGCTACACAGTGCTTGACTCCTG GCATCAGAACCAATGTGGTGACCATGCCCACTGCCCACCCAAGAATAGCCCCCAAAGCCAGCATGGCTGGGGCCAGCAGCAGCAAGGAGTCCAGTCAGATATCAGATGGCAAGAAACAGGAGGGACCAGCAACTCAG GTGTCAAAGAAGAACCCAGCTTCCCTCCCACTGACCCAGGCTGCCCTGAAGGTCCTCGCCCAGAAAGCCAGTGAGGCTCAGCCTCCTGTTGCCAGCACCCAGCCTTCAAGTGGG GTTGACAGTGCTGTGGGAACACTCCCTGCAACAAGTCCCCAGAGCACCTCTGTCCAGGCCAAAGGGACCAACAAGCTCAGAAAAcctaagcttcctgaggtccaGCAGGCCACCAAAGCCCCTGGGAGCTCAGATGACAGTGAGGACAGCAGCGACAGCTCTTCAGGGAGTGAGGAAGATGCTGAAGGGCCCCAGGGGGCCAAGTCGGCCCACACGCTGG TAGGTCCCACCCCCTCCAGGACAGAGACCCTGGTGGAGGAGACCGCAGCAGAGTCCAGCGAGGATGATGTGGTGGCGCCATCCCAG TCTCTCCTCTCAGGTTATATGACCCCTGGAATAACCCCAGCCAATTCCCAGGCCTCAAAAGCCACTCCCAAGCTAGACTCCAGCCCCTCAGTTTCCTCTACTCTGGCCGCCAAAGATGACCCAGATGGCAAGCAGGAGGCAAAGCCCCAACAGGCAGCAGGCATGTTGTCCCCTAAAACAG GTGGAAAAGAGGCTGCTTCAGGCACCACACCTCAGAAGTCCCGGAAGCCCAAGAAAGGGGCTGGGAACCCCCAAGCCTCAACCCTGGCACTGCAAAGCAACATCGCCCAGTGCCTCCTGGGCCAACCCTGGCCCCTGAATGAGGCCCAGGTGCAGGCCTCAGTGGTGAAGGTCCTGACTGAGCTGCtggaacaggaaagaaagaaggtggTGGACACCACCAAGGAGAGCAGCAGGAAGGGCTGGGAGAGCCGCAAGCGGAAGCTATCGGGAGACCACCCGGCTGCCAGGACCCCCAGgagcaagaagaagaagaagctggGGGCCGGGGAAGGTGGGGAGGTCTCTGTTTCCCCAGAAAAGACCTCCACGACTTCCAAGGGAAAAGCAAAGAGAGACAAAGCGAGTGGTGATgtcaaagagaagaaagggaaggggtcTCTTGGCTCCCAAGGGGCCAAGGATGAGCCAGAAGAGGAGCTTCAGAAGGGGATGGGGAAGGTTGAAGGTGGAGATCAAAGCAACCCAAAGggcaagaaggagaagaagaaatccGACAAGA gaaaaaaagacaaagaaaaaaaagaaaagaagaagaaagcaaaaaaggCCTCAACCAAAGATTCTGAGTCACCGtcccagaagaaaaagaagaaaaag AAGAAGACAGCAGAGCAGACTGTATGA